Sequence from the Sinorhizobium meliloti genome:
TTCAACGCGGGCCGACACAGGCCCAGCCGCCACCGCCGCGCCGCGGCCCGCATCGAAAAACCTTCACCAGAGCCGACTTTCATCCCTCGCCTCGAAGGGAGGCTAACGGCCGACTTATAATTCAAGCACAGATCTAACGAGACAATCGTCCCTCTACCGAAGTAATCGCCTGCAACAATGATTAGGAAGGCTTCTGACCGTTGATCAGAAAGCACTTGGGCTATACGTTCGGCGCGCGAGTCATAAGTGCAAAATTGAAGAGGGACTATTATGCCTACTGGCACTGTTAAATTTTTCAACGACGACAAGGGATTCGGCTTCATCACGCCTGAGAATGGCGGAACTGACGTCTTCGTTCACGTGTCTGCCCTGCAGCGTGGCGGCTCGCTCAAAGAGGGTGACAAGGTCAGCTACGAGATCGGTCAAGATCGCAAGACCGGAAAGTCGAAGGCGGAAAACGTATCCGTGCTCTGATCGCTGGACGGCCTCGATTAGCCTGGATCCGAATCGAGCAGCGTAAAACGCTTTGCGTGTTTTCACCGTGGCGCAGTCGCCGCGAACTGGGCGACCGGCGCATTAGTTCGTCTTTGCAATAAGGTCGGTGGAACCCCTCCTCTCGGCGAAGCCCGCCCCGGATAACTGCGGTGACGGCCAAGCATTTTGATCTTGTCGGTGGCGGCGCGATCGACAAGTTTCTTGCGGTTGCGTCGGGGCGGCTATCCGCCCAAACATGAGCGCGTTGTTCGAATTCGTGGCGTGGCTGCCCTTCCTTCCGGCCGTTTCCTGTTCCTCCACCAACGCGGAATAGTAATGGCCCGGAGCAGATAGGCGCGCGTCGAAAAGCCTGGAGCAGCTTGTCATAGTCGATGTCGAAGCCGAGCGCCTTTAAGGCAAAGAGATTGGCGCCGTCGATGAGGAGCGCGATTCTCTCCCGCTGATCGAACATGGCTGCCCTCTTCCCCGCACCGGCTGGGCTCCGGACTCGAGGCAATCAGCTTGCACGGCGGTACAGTCTCCCGAGAAGTGTTGTACACGATGTTTGCACCACTTGCGCATAGTCCGTTCGGCATCCATCTCCCCGCCCGCGCCCCGCTGGCAGCCTGCCTTCGTGCTCGCTTGACGATGCGGCACACTCCCGTCTGCCTTCCCGAGCGCCTTTCTCGTTCCATCAATAAAAGCTAGTATTTCGTGCCTAGGTGTGGAAAGCGCGATGACGAAGGGGCGCATCGAACGGCGACTTGCTGTCATTATGGCTACGGACATCGTCGGCTATTCGCGCCTGATGGAGGCCGACGAGGGGCGAACCCTCGATGCAATAAAGCGACTGCAGCCTCGATATTCTCTCCCAACATCGACGCACGCGGCGGCCGGATCGTCAAGCTCATGGAGGAAGGAGCCCTGGTCGCGTTCAACTCCGCAGTCGACGCTGTGGAGTGCGCGATATCGCTGCAAGAAGAACTGGCGCGTGATCAGGAGGAGCTACCGTCTGGCGAACGCATCGTCCTACGGATCGGCATCAATCTCGCCGATGTCGTCATCGAAGGAGACGATTTGCTGGGGGACGGCGTCTACGTCGCTGCTCGCCTCGAGGCATCGGCCGAGCCGGGAGGGATATGCATCGCCGATGCCGTGCATCGCCAGCTTGGCGGAAAGTGCCGGACCGCCTTCCTGGACGGAGGCGAGATATCCCTCAAGAATATCGCCAGACCCGTTCACGTCTGGCATTCAGGTATACGCCAATAGCCGCGCCGTCGATGTCTTCGGCATCGGCGCGGACATTGATTGCGGTGTTGCCGTTCGAGAATCTCTGCAGCTCGCCGGATCAGACTTTTTTCAGCGACGGCATCACTGAGGACATCATCGGCGGCCTCCAATTTAGTTTCCGAGGTTCAGGTCGTTCAACGCTCGCCGATTCAAAGCAAGTCGTGCCGCTACGCCCGAAACGACGTCCTCTACGACCTCCTGTAGTTCGGCCGGTGTCGCGCCGTCTCGCGCCTGGATCGAGACGCCCTGCATGACCGCAGCCAGATGCCTGGCCAGGCGCTGCAAATCCTGCGGCTCGGCAAAGGGGCAGAGTGCGTTCGCGATCCTCTCGCGCATGGCGTCGCGGCGTGCGGCGGCGACGCGCGCGAGCGCGGCGTTCTCCGGCTGACATTCGACGAGGCTGCCGGAAATCATGCAGCCACGCTCGCGATCGGGATGGGTGACGGCCCTGACAGCTCCCTCCAGCAGGAGCCGCACCGCTTCCTCGAGCGTGCCAGCCGAGCCGACCACAGAAACATCCAGCGCTCCGAACGTCTCCTCGTAGCGGGCGAGCGCTTCCCGGTAGAGCCCGGCTTTGCTTCCGAACGCGGCATAAAGACTAGGGGGGGCAACCCCAATTGCCTTTGTCAGGTCGCCTACCGACACCCCTTCATAGCCGTGACGCCAGAACAGCCGCATGGCGATGTCGACTGCCTTGTCCCGATCGAAGCTCCACGGCCGGCCGCCACGAGATTTTGCACTCTGTTCCATAACGATCACTAAACAACATCTTGACAGGTCTCGTCAAGGCCGATTGAATAACGACCACTAAACAACATGGAGTAAGCCCGGACCACCACTTCGCACGATCTGGCCGAACGCACCGCCGCGACAGCCGATTTCCTCGCCGCCTGCTTTCACCAGCTGCCGGCACCGTCGGAGATGCAGCGCATGCTGGTTGTCAACGGCATGACGTCTCGCGCCGTGAACGAAGGCTTCGTCAGGACTGCGACAATCGATCTCGAACCGGTCTTTGCAGCCTATGCCGGTCCGATTCTGCTGACCCATGGTGTACACGATCGGCTGGTTCGAGTTGCGATGTCAGAACGCATCAAGGCCATTCACAAGAACAGCCGCCTCTCTCTCTACGACAACAGCGGACACAGCCCCTTCTACGAAGAGCCTGC
This genomic interval carries:
- a CDS encoding adenylate/guanylate cyclase domain-containing protein; this encodes MEEGALVAFNSAVDAVECAISLQEELARDQEELPSGERIVLRIGINLADVVIEGDDLLGDGVYVAARLEASAEPGGICIADAVHRQLGGKCRTAFLDGGEISLKNIARPVHVWHSGIRQ
- a CDS encoding alpha/beta fold hydrolase — encoded protein: MLVVNGMTSRAVNEGFVRTATIDLEPVFAAYAGPILLTHGVHDRLVRVAMSERIKAIHKNSRLSLYDNSGHSPFYEEPARYGQELAAFVKAANGD
- a CDS encoding cold-shock protein is translated as MPTGTVKFFNDDKGFGFITPENGGTDVFVHVSALQRGGSLKEGDKVSYEIGQDRKTGKSKAENVSVL
- a CDS encoding TetR/AcrR family transcriptional regulator; protein product: MEQSAKSRGGRPWSFDRDKAVDIAMRLFWRHGYEGVSVGDLTKAIGVAPPSLYAAFGSKAGLYREALARYEETFGALDVSVVGSAGTLEEAVRLLLEGAVRAVTHPDRERGCMISGSLVECQPENAALARVAAARRDAMRERIANALCPFAEPQDLQRLARHLAAVMQGVSIQARDGATPAELQEVVEDVVSGVAARLALNRRALNDLNLGN